One Parageobacillus sp. KH3-4 genomic region harbors:
- a CDS encoding DNA internalization-related competence protein ComEC/Rec2, translated as MRGNIVYAAIAAIAGIAAGYTGSSVSLLFIVLYAIFLFVRKRRLFLVSLMTICIFYMYIVYIDSHNETQLSSRMTLFSIRFIAPVTMDGDQLKAMVEVGKKEKLQLIYYMKSVQEKQQLSSLLASGTVCTVKGTLERPALPRNPNAFDYRRYLRFRHIHWILKPQSISPQHCRRMSPTLYERLLLLREKGLHVIETHFPSETVGIVQALLYGERTELDESLLEGYQKLGLIHLLAISGLHVTLLVGAAFSILNRFITKETATLILLIFLPIYIVLTGASPSVIRASFMAMLFLYANYRKMTLSPLDALSVTLMVMLLFDPYMLWDVGFQLSFIVSFALILSSPMIMSYHSAVFRLFFTTAIAQLSALPFLLYYFFEVSLWSLPLNLIFVPLYSFIILPLSVASLVAYYAHPLFSVPFMWLLQKMIVISSDIVALFSSSHSLSLILGKPSFFFLVCYAVVILVAFVQMERKRYFSLGWVLLVIVLHAFSPYIDRYGEVVLLDVGQGDCIYIELPYRKGVYLIDTGGTLPRQRKPWQERKREWDVGKDVVVPFLKSKGVRYIDKLIATHGDVDHIGAAEEIIHLLSVKQLVIGKGKTENSLQEKLVQLAKQKNIEVAQISRGDRWTEGGISFYVLHPFSTYRDDNNNSIVLYAKLGGLSWLFTGDLEKAGETELISAFPQLKVDVLKVAHHGSDTSTAELFLDKAQPKIALISVGEHNRYGHPAPNVIERLRKRNVIILRTDRHGAIRFIYAKKQGTFFVMLP; from the coding sequence ATGCGTGGAAATATCGTTTATGCGGCGATTGCCGCCATCGCAGGGATAGCGGCTGGCTACACAGGGTCAAGCGTCTCTTTGTTGTTTATCGTGCTTTACGCGATTTTCCTTTTTGTGCGAAAAAGGCGCCTCTTTCTTGTTTCGCTGATGACAATCTGCATTTTTTATATGTACATCGTTTATATAGACAGCCATAACGAAACGCAATTGTCTAGCCGCATGACTTTATTTTCCATCCGTTTTATCGCTCCAGTTACAATGGATGGGGATCAGCTAAAAGCGATGGTAGAAGTGGGGAAAAAAGAAAAGCTGCAGCTTATTTACTATATGAAATCGGTGCAGGAAAAACAACAGCTTTCTTCGCTTTTGGCTTCTGGAACGGTATGTACGGTGAAAGGAACGCTTGAGCGCCCAGCGTTGCCGCGAAATCCTAATGCTTTCGATTATCGCCGCTATTTGCGATTTCGCCACATTCATTGGATTCTTAAGCCTCAATCGATTTCCCCGCAACATTGCCGCCGCATGTCCCCGACGTTGTATGAAAGGCTGCTTTTGCTCCGCGAAAAAGGACTTCATGTGATTGAAACGCATTTTCCATCGGAAACGGTTGGAATTGTTCAAGCGCTTTTATATGGCGAGAGGACGGAATTAGACGAATCGCTGTTGGAAGGATACCAAAAACTTGGACTCATCCATTTGTTAGCAATTTCTGGGTTGCATGTAACTTTATTAGTCGGAGCGGCGTTTTCCATTTTGAATCGCTTTATTACAAAGGAAACGGCGACGCTCATTTTACTGATTTTTCTTCCAATTTATATTGTGCTGACGGGCGCTTCTCCTTCGGTTATTCGCGCGTCTTTTATGGCGATGCTTTTCTTGTATGCGAATTACCGGAAAATGACGTTATCACCGCTTGACGCATTAAGCGTGACGCTGATGGTTATGCTTTTATTTGATCCGTATATGTTATGGGATGTTGGGTTCCAGCTATCGTTTATCGTGTCATTTGCCCTCATTTTATCTTCGCCAATGATCATGTCGTATCATTCTGCCGTTTTTCGTCTCTTTTTCACAACCGCTATTGCCCAGTTGAGCGCTCTTCCGTTTCTTTTATACTATTTTTTTGAAGTTTCTTTATGGAGTCTTCCCCTTAATCTTATTTTCGTGCCGCTTTATTCTTTTATTATTTTGCCGCTTTCTGTTGCATCTCTTGTAGCGTATTATGCGCATCCACTTTTTTCCGTCCCGTTTATGTGGCTGCTGCAAAAAATGATTGTTATTTCCAGTGACATTGTCGCACTTTTCTCATCCAGCCATTCGCTGTCCCTCATTCTTGGCAAGCCTTCTTTCTTTTTCCTTGTCTGTTATGCCGTTGTGATTTTGGTTGCATTTGTGCAAATGGAACGAAAACGCTACTTTAGTTTAGGATGGGTCTTATTGGTGATTGTGCTTCATGCGTTTAGCCCATATATAGATCGTTACGGCGAGGTCGTTTTGCTTGATGTCGGGCAAGGGGATTGCATATATATTGAATTGCCTTACCGAAAAGGAGTATATCTGATCGATACGGGAGGAACGCTTCCGCGGCAGAGGAAGCCTTGGCAAGAAAGAAAGCGGGAATGGGATGTAGGAAAAGATGTGGTTGTTCCATTTTTAAAGTCAAAAGGAGTGCGATATATCGATAAACTGATTGCTACACATGGCGATGTCGATCATATTGGAGCGGCGGAAGAAATTATTCATCTCCTTTCTGTAAAGCAATTAGTCATCGGCAAAGGGAAGACGGAAAATTCTCTCCAAGAAAAGCTGGTTCAACTTGCCAAACAGAAAAATATTGAAGTAGCGCAAATATCAAGAGGGGATAGATGGACTGAGGGAGGAATTTCATTTTATGTCCTTCATCCGTTTTCGACGTATCGCGATGATAATAATAATTCGATTGTATTGTATGCAAAGCTAGGCGGATTATCCTGGCTGTTTACGGGGGATTTGGAGAAAGCGGGAGAAACGGAGCTAATCAGCGCTTTTCCGCAATTAAAAGTGGATGTGCTAAAAGTGGCCCATCATGGCAGCGACACTTCCACAGCAGAGTTATTTCTAGACAAAGCGCAGCCGAAAATTGCGCTTATTTCCGTTGGAGAACATAACCGCTACGGTCATCCTGCACCGAATGTGATCGAACGGCTAAGGAAAAGGAACGTAATTATTTTGCGGACAGACCGGCATGGCGCGATTCGTTTTATTTACGCGAAAAAGCAAGGAACCTTTTTTGTCATGCTGCCATAG
- a CDS encoding YqzM family protein: MNVFEKDVQSKRNDAVDSAVGFIVSFGFFATMFIIATLIKFFGS, from the coding sequence ATGAACGTATTTGAAAAAGATGTACAAAGCAAGCGAAATGACGCGGTTGACTCTGCCGTCGGCTTTATTGTCTCGTTCGGATTTTTTGCAACGATGTTTATTATCGCAACATTAATTAAATTTTTCGGTTCGTGA
- the holA gene encoding DNA polymerase III subunit delta — protein MVVDLWGKIKNHHLSPLYLLYGTESFLLTETYELLIRTVLTEEEREFNVSVYDCEETPVQTALEDAETFPFLGEKRVIVVKNPYFFTAEKEKEITHDLKKLESYIMSPSPFSIVVFVGAYEKLDERKKITKLMKEHAEVLVATPLSEKELREWMMERAQQSGATMEENAVDALLQLAGTNLMTLANELDKLALFVGRGGIIRQETVEKLVSRTLEQNVFVLVEKVTKRQIDEALQVFYDLLENNEEPLKILALLANQFRLLYQVKWLAAKGYGQQQIASILKVHPFRIKLAMGQAALFSEEELMAAIRQIAEADYEMKSGAMDRQLIMELLLMKWSGKTK, from the coding sequence ATGGTGGTTGACTTGTGGGGCAAAATAAAAAATCATCACCTTTCTCCCCTTTATTTATTATATGGAACGGAGTCGTTTTTATTAACGGAAACGTATGAACTTCTTATCCGCACGGTGTTAACCGAAGAAGAGCGGGAATTTAATGTATCGGTATACGATTGCGAAGAAACTCCGGTGCAAACAGCGCTAGAGGACGCAGAAACGTTTCCGTTTTTAGGAGAAAAACGGGTGATCGTGGTGAAAAATCCTTACTTTTTTACAGCGGAGAAAGAAAAAGAAATCACGCATGACTTAAAAAAGTTGGAATCGTACATAATGTCGCCTTCCCCTTTTTCGATTGTCGTTTTCGTTGGGGCGTATGAAAAACTAGATGAACGAAAAAAAATAACGAAATTAATGAAGGAACATGCGGAAGTTTTGGTTGCGACTCCGCTCTCCGAAAAAGAGCTACGCGAATGGATGATGGAAAGAGCTCAGCAAAGCGGCGCGACGATGGAGGAAAATGCGGTCGATGCTTTGCTGCAGCTGGCGGGAACGAATTTAATGACGCTCGCTAACGAACTGGACAAGCTCGCTTTGTTCGTTGGACGAGGCGGAATAATCCGTCAAGAAACTGTCGAAAAGCTCGTATCGCGTACGTTAGAGCAAAATGTGTTTGTGTTAGTGGAGAAAGTGACAAAACGACAAATCGATGAGGCGCTGCAAGTATTTTACGATTTGCTGGAAAATAATGAAGAGCCGCTGAAAATTTTAGCGCTGCTGGCCAATCAATTTCGCCTTTTATACCAAGTGAAATGGCTGGCAGCGAAAGGATACGGGCAGCAGCAAATTGCTTCCATCTTAAAAGTGCACCCATTTCGGATTAAACTTGCGATGGGGCAAGCGGCGCTGTTTTCTGAAGAAGAGCTTATGGCGGCCATCCGGCAAATTGCCGAAGCGGACTATGAAATGAAGAGCGGAGCGATGGATCGGCAGCTTATTATGGAGCTATTGTTGATGAAATGGAGCGGTAAAACGAAATGA
- the rpsT gene encoding 30S ribosomal protein S20, with amino-acid sequence MANIKSAIKRAKTSEKRRAHNASMKSAMRTAIKKFEAFVELKDVEKAQEAFIIATKKLDKAVTKGLIHKNTASRKKSRLAKKLNSIMAS; translated from the coding sequence ATGGCAAACATTAAGTCTGCGATTAAACGCGCAAAAACAAGTGAAAAACGCCGCGCTCACAACGCTTCCATGAAATCGGCAATGCGCACGGCGATCAAAAAATTCGAAGCGTTTGTTGAATTAAAAGATGTTGAAAAAGCTCAAGAAGCGTTCATCATCGCTACTAAAAAATTAGACAAAGCGGTGACGAAAGGTCTTATTCATAAAAATACGGCGAGTCGCAAAAAATCCCGCTTAGCCAAAAAATTAAACAGCATTATGGCATCATAA
- the gpr gene encoding GPR endopeptidase, protein MNRSIDLSAYSIRTDLAIEAHEMAVEERLQQKKESSSRIEGVIIHDREIDGIQLSYVKVTEKGAKSIGKKPGNYLTIEAQGIREHNTELQRKVQEIFAKEFSDFLRHSNIGRESSCLVVGLGNANVTPDALGPLTVENLLVTRHLFHLQPENVEEGFRPVSAIAPGVMGTTGIETSDIIHGIVEKIKPDFVVVIDALAARSIERVNATIQISDTGIHPGSGVGNKRKELSKETLGIPVISIGVPTVVDAVSITSDTIDFMLKHFGREMRENMRPSSALAPAGWTFGKKKKFAEEDMPSAKQRSTFLGIIGTLAEEEKRKLIYEVLAPLGHNLMVTPKEVDMFIEDMANLLASGLNAALHEQVDQRNIGSYTH, encoded by the coding sequence ATGAACCGCTCCATCGATTTAAGCGCATATTCCATACGAACCGACTTGGCGATCGAAGCGCACGAAATGGCGGTAGAGGAGCGCCTTCAGCAAAAAAAGGAAAGCTCTTCCCGCATTGAAGGGGTCATTATTCACGATCGCGAAATCGACGGGATTCAATTGTCATATGTAAAAGTAACGGAAAAAGGAGCAAAATCGATCGGCAAAAAACCAGGAAATTATTTAACCATTGAAGCACAAGGGATTCGTGAACATAATACGGAGTTGCAAAGAAAAGTGCAAGAGATATTTGCCAAAGAGTTCAGCGATTTTTTGCGACATTCGAACATCGGAAGAGAATCAAGCTGTCTTGTTGTAGGGTTAGGCAATGCGAACGTGACGCCGGATGCGTTAGGCCCGCTGACAGTGGAAAATTTGCTTGTTACGAGACATTTATTTCATCTTCAACCGGAAAACGTAGAAGAAGGATTTCGTCCAGTCAGTGCGATTGCTCCAGGTGTGATGGGGACGACGGGAATTGAAACAAGCGATATCATCCACGGAATCGTAGAAAAAATCAAGCCAGATTTTGTGGTCGTTATTGATGCATTGGCAGCGCGATCGATTGAACGAGTCAATGCAACGATTCAAATTTCCGATACGGGAATCCATCCCGGTTCAGGGGTGGGGAATAAGCGAAAAGAACTGAGCAAGGAAACGTTAGGAATCCCAGTTATTTCTATCGGTGTTCCGACTGTTGTCGATGCCGTGTCGATTACAAGCGATACGATTGATTTTATGTTAAAACATTTTGGAAGGGAAATGCGTGAAAACATGCGGCCGTCGAGTGCGCTTGCTCCAGCAGGATGGACGTTCGGAAAGAAAAAGAAATTCGCAGAAGAAGATATGCCATCAGCAAAACAACGTTCGACATTTCTCGGTATAATCGGGACGCTAGCAGAAGAGGAAAAACGCAAGCTGATTTACGAAGTGCTTGCCCCGCTCGGCCATAATTTAATGGTCACTCCGAAAGAAGTCGATATGTTTATCGAAGATATGGCAAATTTATTAGCGAGCGGTCTTAATGCCGCGTTGCACGAGCAGGTGGATCAACGTAATATCGGTTCTTACACTCATTAG
- a CDS encoding stage II sporulation protein P, with protein sequence MKKQRSSRMMVAVQGASLKKVIILAVLGCMMMFMLVGAITSLKPEYRISSSSVSNMTNQFSQETFVHLFSFENHYFSQLLPKERQKPNYSALLFRMATSINPDDPRSLLGGELPGFALYDSKIIVAGEGTDYTNMPYESAPPLEVMLAERQASLESLEEADKKHEEKQVPPPTQTTGGRNVVYIYHTHTRESYLPALKGVTDPDLAFHRTVNVTKVGEKLAEEMEKRGIGAEVSTIDIEGELKKKGMKYYQAYDMSRKTVVEAMSRNRDLQYFIDIHRDSRRRKYTTITIHGVDYARVAFIIGGENAKYEKNLQLATQLHHLLQKKYPGLSRGVIEKKGAETNGKFNQDLSENALLIEFGGVDNTFEELFRSASAVADVFSEYYWQAQKVQAPAPAEKR encoded by the coding sequence ATGAAAAAGCAGCGTTCTTCGCGAATGATGGTGGCTGTGCAAGGCGCAAGTCTCAAAAAAGTGATTATTTTAGCGGTATTAGGTTGCATGATGATGTTTATGCTAGTGGGAGCCATTACTTCGTTAAAACCGGAGTACCGCATTTCGTCTTCTTCCGTCAGCAATATGACGAACCAATTTTCGCAAGAAACGTTTGTTCATTTATTTAGTTTTGAAAATCATTATTTTTCGCAACTGTTGCCCAAAGAGCGGCAAAAGCCGAATTATTCGGCATTGTTGTTTCGCATGGCCACAAGCATTAACCCGGACGACCCGCGCAGCCTGCTTGGCGGTGAACTTCCGGGATTTGCGCTATATGATAGTAAAATTATTGTTGCTGGGGAAGGAACGGATTATACAAACATGCCGTACGAATCTGCTCCGCCGCTTGAGGTAATGCTTGCAGAACGTCAAGCATCTTTAGAGAGTTTGGAAGAAGCGGATAAGAAGCACGAGGAAAAACAAGTTCCCCCGCCGACGCAAACGACGGGGGGAAGAAACGTCGTATATATTTACCATACGCATACACGTGAATCGTACTTGCCGGCTTTAAAAGGAGTTACTGATCCTGATTTGGCGTTCCATCGTACGGTGAATGTCACGAAAGTTGGGGAAAAGCTAGCGGAGGAAATGGAAAAACGGGGAATTGGCGCGGAAGTAAGTACGATTGACATTGAAGGGGAACTGAAGAAAAAAGGCATGAAATACTACCAAGCGTACGATATGTCACGAAAAACGGTGGTCGAAGCGATGAGCCGCAATCGCGATTTGCAATATTTCATCGATATTCACCGTGATTCAAGAAGACGAAAATATACGACCATCACGATTCATGGCGTGGATTATGCCCGCGTGGCGTTTATCATCGGCGGGGAAAACGCGAAGTATGAAAAAAATTTGCAGCTTGCCACGCAATTACACCATTTATTGCAAAAAAAATATCCAGGGCTTAGTCGGGGAGTGATTGAGAAAAAAGGGGCAGAAACGAACGGAAAGTTTAACCAAGATTTGTCGGAAAATGCGCTGTTAATTGAGTTCGGGGGAGTCGACAATACGTTTGAAGAGCTGTTTCGCTCTGCATCCGCTGTCGCTGATGTGTTCAGCGAATATTATTGGCAGGCGCAAAAAGTACAAGCGCCCGCACCGGCGGAAAAACGGTAA
- a CDS encoding YqxA family protein, translated as MLKFTIQFFLAVMILFFGVLLGMQQANEGLRKMKGFDDPAFPSVFHISKDQNGEVEASVFGNKVIVEDVQKKQEKIETMRTFNLFSELGKQFAEAVKSLTEKMLFLLEKWLGK; from the coding sequence TTGCTGAAATTTACTATTCAATTTTTTTTAGCAGTAATGATTCTTTTTTTCGGGGTGTTGCTCGGCATGCAGCAGGCAAATGAAGGCTTGCGGAAGATGAAAGGATTTGATGATCCAGCGTTTCCATCCGTCTTTCATATTTCAAAAGATCAAAACGGCGAAGTAGAAGCGTCCGTCTTCGGAAATAAAGTAATAGTGGAAGATGTACAAAAAAAGCAAGAAAAAATCGAAACGATGAGAACGTTTAATCTGTTTTCCGAACTTGGCAAACAGTTTGCCGAAGCGGTCAAATCGCTGACGGAGAAAATGCTTTTCCTTTTAGAAAAATGGTTAGGAAAATGA
- the lepA gene encoding translation elongation factor 4 yields MMNREERLKRRDRIRNFSIIAHIDHGKSTLADRILEKTGALSEREMREQMLDSMELERERGITIKLNAVQLKYKAKNGEEYIFHLIDTPGHVDFTYEVSRSLAACEGAILVVDAAQGIEAQTLANVYLALDNDLEILPVINKIDLPSADPERVRQEIEEVIGLDASEAVLASAKVGIGIEEILEKIVEKIPAPSGDPDAPLKALIFDSLYDSYRGVVAYIRVVDGTVKPGQKIKMMSTGKEFEVVEVGVFTPKPKQVDELTVGDVGYLTASIKNVSDTRVGDTITDAENPATEPLPGYRKLNPMVFCGMYPIDTARYNDLREALEKLQLNDAALHFEPETSQALGFGFRCGFLGLLHMEIIQERIEREFNIDLITTAPSVVYKVYLTDGTEVQVDNPSNMPEPQKIDHVEEPYVKATIMVPNDYVGPVMELCQGKRGNFVDMQYLDEKRVTLIYEIPLSEIVYDFFDTLKSSTKGYASFDYELIGYKPSNLVKMDILLNGEKIDALSFIVHRDSAYERGKVIVEKLKDLIPRQQFEVPVQAAIGNKVIARSTIKALRKNVLAKCYGGDVSRKRKLLEKQKEGKKRMKQIGSVEVPQEAFMAILKIDDNKK; encoded by the coding sequence ATGATGAATCGGGAAGAGAGATTAAAACGACGCGATCGGATTCGCAACTTTTCCATTATCGCTCATATCGATCATGGAAAATCGACGCTAGCAGACCGCATTTTAGAAAAAACGGGAGCGCTTTCCGAACGGGAAATGAGAGAACAAATGCTAGATTCGATGGAACTGGAACGGGAGCGCGGGATTACAATTAAGTTGAACGCCGTTCAGTTAAAGTATAAAGCGAAAAACGGCGAAGAATATATTTTTCATTTAATCGATACACCTGGGCACGTCGATTTTACGTACGAGGTGTCGCGAAGCCTTGCCGCTTGCGAAGGAGCGATTCTCGTTGTTGACGCGGCGCAAGGAATCGAAGCGCAGACGCTAGCAAACGTTTATTTAGCGCTTGATAATGACTTGGAAATTTTGCCAGTCATTAATAAAATTGACTTGCCAAGCGCCGATCCGGAGCGCGTTCGCCAAGAAATCGAAGAGGTCATCGGGCTTGACGCGTCGGAAGCGGTTCTCGCTTCTGCGAAGGTCGGCATCGGCATTGAAGAAATTTTAGAAAAAATCGTTGAGAAAATCCCGGCGCCGTCCGGCGATCCGGATGCGCCGCTAAAAGCGCTTATTTTTGACTCGCTGTACGATTCGTATCGCGGTGTGGTTGCTTATATTCGTGTAGTCGACGGAACGGTAAAGCCCGGGCAAAAAATTAAAATGATGTCGACAGGCAAAGAGTTTGAAGTAGTAGAAGTCGGCGTGTTTACACCGAAGCCAAAGCAAGTCGATGAATTAACAGTCGGCGATGTCGGCTATTTAACGGCGTCCATTAAAAACGTGAGCGACACGCGTGTCGGTGATACGATTACCGATGCAGAAAATCCGGCAACAGAGCCGCTGCCGGGATACCGCAAGCTAAACCCGATGGTATTTTGCGGCATGTATCCGATTGATACAGCGCGTTATAACGATTTGCGCGAGGCGCTGGAAAAATTGCAATTGAACGACGCCGCCTTGCACTTTGAACCGGAAACGTCGCAAGCGCTTGGGTTCGGTTTCCGGTGCGGCTTTTTAGGATTGCTGCATATGGAAATCATTCAAGAGCGCATTGAACGCGAATTTAACATTGATTTAATCACAACAGCGCCAAGCGTTGTATACAAAGTATATTTAACGGATGGCACAGAAGTCCAAGTCGACAATCCGTCCAACATGCCGGAACCGCAAAAAATCGACCATGTCGAGGAGCCGTATGTAAAAGCGACGATCATGGTGCCAAACGATTATGTCGGGCCGGTGATGGAACTGTGCCAAGGGAAACGCGGCAATTTCGTTGATATGCAATATTTAGACGAAAAGCGGGTAACATTGATTTACGAAATTCCGTTGTCAGAAATTGTATATGATTTCTTTGATACGCTAAAATCAAGCACAAAAGGGTACGCGTCATTTGACTACGAACTGATCGGCTATAAACCGTCGAATCTTGTGAAAATGGATATTTTGCTGAACGGCGAAAAAATTGATGCCCTTTCCTTCATCGTTCATCGCGATTCCGCTTATGAACGCGGCAAAGTGATTGTAGAAAAATTGAAAGATTTAATTCCGCGGCAACAGTTTGAAGTGCCTGTGCAAGCGGCGATCGGCAACAAGGTTATCGCCCGTTCGACGATTAAAGCGTTGCGGAAAAATGTCTTAGCGAAATGTTACGGCGGGGACGTATCGCGGAAACGCAAACTTTTAGAAAAACAAAAAGAAGGAAAGAAACGCATGAAGCAAATCGGTTCGGTGGAAGTGCCGCAAGAAGCGTTTATGGCGATCTTGAAAATCGATGACAATAAAAAGTAA